One genomic window of Desulfovibrio psychrotolerans includes the following:
- a CDS encoding TetR/AcrR family transcriptional regulator: MTITKKEALLLAAKELFGEYGYAETTFKKISERAGVALGLLTHHYGNKEKLFLAAGLDVLDHFLIHLREACARGETGYESVINFCRAYLDFSVDADTNFMVLVRCSPYSDMKTKTDRDTMYEKFNQIPRELEYHVRRGIEDGSLRKDLLPHETTTAISCNLVGAIRTRLLTPYAPPSLYDEVVRFVSRSIKA; encoded by the coding sequence ATGACTATTACCAAAAAGGAAGCATTGCTGCTTGCAGCGAAGGAGTTGTTCGGAGAATACGGGTACGCGGAGACCACCTTTAAAAAGATTTCTGAGCGCGCCGGGGTTGCGCTGGGTCTTCTCACACACCACTACGGCAACAAGGAGAAGCTGTTCCTCGCTGCCGGGCTTGATGTGCTGGACCACTTCCTCATCCACCTGCGCGAAGCCTGCGCGCGCGGCGAAACCGGATACGAATCGGTCATCAATTTCTGTCGCGCGTATCTGGATTTTTCTGTGGATGCAGATACCAACTTCATGGTTCTGGTCCGTTGCTCTCCGTATTCGGACATGAAAACAAAGACTGACCGCGACACCATGTACGAAAAGTTCAACCAGATTCCGCGTGAACTTGAGTACCACGTCCGCAGGGGAATAGAGGACGGTTCGCTGCGCAAGGACCTGCTCCCGCACGAAACCACCACCGCCATTTCATGCAATCTGGTCGGTGCCATCCGCACAAGGCTGCTCACGCCTTACGCCCCCCCCAGCCTGTATGACGAGGTGGTGCGTTTTGTCTCGCGGAGCATCAAAGCCTGA
- a CDS encoding sigma-54-dependent transcriptional regulator: MANILIIDDELMVRTLLAEVVTSQGHTAASFSDLSGGLAHARAHACDLIYLDVLLPDGNGLEALPELKKLPSAPEVIVITSHGDPDGAEQAVRHGVWEYLHKPFTVDRISLSLERALSFRHRKIHTPGGISLHRPDIIGNSSALLSALNLAAEASSTNVNVLLQGETGTGKELFAKVIHQNSVRSHKPFVTLDCASCTDSLIESQLFGHVRGAFTGADRHRDGLLKLAHGGTLFLDEIGDLPLHIQGNFLRALETRRFRPVGATHEAESDFRLIAATNKDLHEMVRLDMFRADLLYRLRGLTITLPPLRRRQEDLPLLINHYLDRHCRTYGVCTKQVSGDFMEAVTVYDWPGNIRELVHALERACTASQGDPTLFARQLPTEIRVQVARTLARREGEHGLMPAASSVSTAHPHAEERIAHPASIEPHVQSLPHTPHAMFGLPAAYASVTTAATPPTLKEFRHEAELRYLQDVLRLTAGNIRKAVEITGLSRGHLYGLMKKHGISA, translated from the coding sequence ATGGCAAATATACTGATCATTGATGACGAACTCATGGTTCGCACACTCCTTGCGGAAGTGGTCACGTCGCAGGGCCACACGGCTGCCTCGTTTTCCGATCTTTCCGGCGGGCTTGCACACGCCCGTGCACACGCCTGCGACCTCATCTATCTGGATGTGCTCCTCCCGGACGGAAACGGGCTGGAAGCCCTGCCCGAACTCAAAAAACTGCCCTCTGCCCCGGAAGTCATCGTCATCACCAGCCATGGCGACCCGGACGGTGCCGAGCAGGCCGTACGACACGGCGTATGGGAATACCTGCATAAGCCGTTCACGGTAGACCGCATATCGCTTTCCCTTGAACGCGCCCTCTCCTTCCGCCACAGAAAAATCCACACCCCCGGCGGCATATCCCTGCACAGGCCAGACATCATCGGCAACAGCTCTGCTTTGCTCTCTGCCCTGAACCTTGCTGCAGAAGCTTCATCCACCAACGTAAATGTCCTGCTGCAGGGAGAAACAGGCACCGGCAAAGAACTGTTCGCCAAGGTAATTCACCAGAACAGCGTCCGCTCCCACAAGCCGTTCGTCACGCTGGATTGTGCCTCCTGCACAGATTCCCTTATAGAAAGCCAACTCTTCGGCCATGTGCGCGGTGCCTTCACCGGTGCAGACAGACACCGCGACGGCTTGCTCAAACTGGCCCACGGGGGCACCCTTTTTCTCGATGAAATAGGCGATCTACCCCTGCACATTCAGGGCAACTTTCTCCGCGCGCTGGAAACAAGACGCTTCCGCCCCGTGGGCGCTACGCACGAAGCCGAAAGCGATTTCCGGCTCATTGCCGCCACCAACAAAGACCTGCATGAAATGGTGCGGCTGGATATGTTCCGCGCCGACCTGCTGTACAGGCTGCGCGGCCTTACCATCACATTGCCGCCGCTGCGCAGACGTCAGGAAGACCTCCCCCTGCTCATCAATCACTACCTTGACCGGCACTGCCGCACCTACGGGGTGTGTACCAAGCAGGTTTCCGGCGACTTCATGGAAGCCGTCACCGTATACGACTGGCCGGGAAACATCCGGGAACTCGTGCACGCCCTGGAACGCGCCTGTACTGCCTCGCAGGGAGACCCCACCCTCTTTGCCCGGCAACTGCCCACGGAAATACGGGTTCAGGTGGCGCGCACCCTCGCCCGGCGTGAAGGCGAGCATGGCCTTATGCCCGCTGCTTCCTCAGTCAGCACGGCCCACCCACACGCAGAAGAACGGATAGCGCATCCTGCATCCATTGAACCGCATGTCCAATCCCTTCCGCATACACCCCACGCAATGTTCGGTCTTCCCGCTGCCTATGCCTCCGTTACCACTGCCGCCACTCCGCCCACCCTCAAGGAGTTCAGGCACGAAGCCGAACTCCGTTACCTACAGGACGTGCTCCGCCTCACAGCGGGCAATATCCGCAAAGCCGTGGAGATCACGGGCCTTTCCAGAGGCCACCTGTACGGACTTATGAAAAAGCACGGAATATCGGCATAG
- the gluQRS gene encoding tRNA glutamyl-Q(34) synthetase GluQRS, producing the protein MRGRLAPSPTGYMHLGNIWSFLLCWLAVRSRGGTLVLRMEDIDPDRSRPEYADGIMRDLAWLGLDWDEGPDVGGPYGPYVQCERYDRYAAVLEAWQREGHVYPCFCTRKELRALASAPHAEDCGPAYPGLCLHMTGVQREAMVAQGRRAALRLHWPEGEIVFDDLFHGRQSMTWEACGGDFAVRRSDGVFAYQLAVAVDDADQRITQVVRGDDILHCTPRQIVLHRLLGVQPPTYAHVPLVHDHEGARLAKRHRHFEVFRMRESGVLPEAIIGYLACRAGLQTECAPARPEMFIHSFRLEDVPRAPVVLEADIADRLLKLSASARCSGR; encoded by the coding sequence GTGCGCGGTCGCCTTGCACCTTCACCCACCGGGTACATGCATTTGGGCAATATCTGGTCCTTTCTGCTCTGCTGGCTTGCCGTGCGCAGCCGCGGGGGCACGCTGGTTCTGCGCATGGAGGACATAGACCCCGACCGCTCCCGGCCAGAATACGCGGACGGCATTATGCGCGATCTTGCATGGCTGGGGCTGGATTGGGATGAAGGGCCGGATGTGGGTGGGCCGTATGGTCCGTACGTGCAGTGTGAGCGGTATGACCGTTACGCCGCCGTGCTGGAGGCGTGGCAGCGGGAGGGGCATGTGTACCCCTGTTTCTGCACCCGCAAGGAGTTGCGGGCGCTTGCTTCCGCCCCGCACGCGGAAGACTGCGGGCCGGCGTATCCCGGACTGTGCCTGCATATGACCGGGGTGCAGCGGGAAGCTATGGTTGCGCAGGGCCGCAGGGCCGCGCTGCGCCTGCACTGGCCGGAAGGCGAGATTGTTTTTGACGACCTGTTCCACGGGCGGCAAAGCATGACATGGGAAGCCTGTGGCGGTGACTTTGCCGTGCGGCGTTCTGACGGGGTGTTTGCCTATCAGCTTGCCGTGGCAGTGGATGATGCGGACCAGCGTATCACGCAGGTGGTGCGCGGGGACGACATACTGCACTGCACGCCAAGGCAGATTGTGCTGCACAGGCTGCTCGGGGTGCAGCCGCCCACATATGCCCATGTGCCGCTGGTGCATGACCATGAGGGGGCGCGTCTGGCCAAACGGCACAGGCATTTCGAGGTGTTTCGTATGCGTGAATCCGGCGTGTTGCCCGAGGCCATTATCGGGTATCTGGCCTGCCGGGCGGGCCTGCAGACGGAGTGTGCCCCGGCAAGGCCGGAAATGTTCATACATTCCTTCCGGCTGGAAGATGTTCCGCGTGCCCCGGTGGTTCTTGAGGCGGACATAGCAGACAGGCTGCTGAAGCTGTCTGCGTCGGCCCGGTGCAGCGGGCGGTGA
- a CDS encoding cytochrome c3 family protein: MSLLKEGQSGRRWQAVILAGLAGVALTVGAGLAMVTTDTAGFCGGCHAMSEAVLTHSQSVHSKLSCNDCHAPHNIVAKIPFKAAAGTRDIYVNTLGTVPDLIHPVGNTLEVVQANCVRCHTSTVMTVNMDNKESCMSCHRHVPHTPRKPISTRKAADV; the protein is encoded by the coding sequence ATGTCATTACTTAAGGAAGGCCAGTCAGGCCGAAGGTGGCAGGCCGTCATTCTGGCGGGGCTTGCCGGTGTGGCCCTGACAGTGGGGGCCGGGCTGGCAATGGTGACCACTGATACGGCAGGGTTCTGTGGAGGATGCCATGCCATGTCGGAAGCCGTGCTCACCCACTCGCAATCGGTGCATTCCAAGCTTTCGTGCAACGATTGCCATGCCCCTCACAACATTGTGGCCAAGATACCCTTCAAGGCCGCAGCGGGAACGCGCGATATCTACGTGAATACGTTGGGTACCGTGCCGGACCTCATCCATCCCGTGGGCAACACGTTGGAAGTGGTTCAGGCAAACTGCGTTCGTTGTCACACCTCGACTGTCATGACCGTGAACATGGATAACAAGGAATCGTGCATGTCCTGTCATCGCCATGTTCCCCACACCCCGAGAAAGCCCATATCGACGAGGAAGGCTGCCGATGTCTAG
- the ettA gene encoding energy-dependent translational throttle protein EttA translates to MSQNEPDKIIYSMMRVTKRHGQREVLKNISLSYFYGAKIGVLGLNGSGKSSLLKILAGVDKDFEGETACSPGFTIGYLEQEPLVNETRTVREVVEEGVGDVMAIINEFNEINAKFAEPMEPEEMDALIDRQAVVQELMDNKGAWDIDSRLEMAMDALRCPPADTPVAVISGGEKRRVALCRLLLQNPDILLLDEPTNHLDAESVAWLERFLQTFPGTVIAVTHDRYFLDNVAGWILELDRGKGIPWKGNYSSWLEQKQQRLAVEEKQESERQKTLQRELEWIRMSPKGRHAKSKARITAYESMLSTESEKNAKDLEIYIPPGPRLGRSVIEAVNVQKALGDKLLVDNMNFLIQPGSVVGIIGPNGAGKSTLFKMVIGAEKPDAGEVRLGETVKLAYVDQGRDTLEKGKSVYDVISEGYDTVKLGSREVNARAYCSRFGLTGSDQQKDVSVLSGGERNRVHLARTLKSGGNVILLDEPTNDLDVNTMRALEEGIENFAGCVLVISHDRWFLDRIATHILAFEGDSSVVFFDGNYSEYEADRKKRLGTDADQPTRIKYRKLTR, encoded by the coding sequence ATGAGCCAGAACGAACCGGATAAGATCATCTATTCGATGATGCGCGTGACCAAGCGGCACGGGCAGCGGGAAGTGCTGAAAAATATTTCCCTTTCCTATTTTTATGGTGCCAAGATCGGTGTGCTGGGCCTGAACGGCTCGGGCAAATCCTCACTGCTGAAGATTCTTGCAGGGGTGGATAAGGACTTTGAAGGCGAAACCGCGTGTTCTCCCGGTTTTACCATCGGCTACCTGGAGCAGGAGCCGCTGGTGAACGAAACCCGCACGGTGCGTGAGGTAGTGGAGGAAGGGGTTGGCGATGTTATGGCGATTATCAACGAGTTCAACGAGATAAACGCCAAGTTCGCGGAGCCCATGGAACCGGAAGAAATGGATGCCCTCATCGACCGGCAGGCTGTGGTGCAGGAGCTTATGGATAACAAGGGGGCGTGGGATATTGATTCCCGGCTGGAAATGGCCATGGATGCCCTGCGTTGTCCGCCCGCTGATACGCCCGTAGCCGTCATCTCCGGCGGCGAGAAGCGCCGTGTGGCCCTGTGCCGTCTGCTTTTGCAGAATCCGGACATCCTGCTGCTGGACGAACCCACCAACCACCTGGACGCGGAATCCGTGGCATGGCTGGAGCGTTTTCTCCAGACCTTCCCGGGCACCGTCATTGCCGTGACCCACGACCGTTACTTCTTGGATAACGTGGCCGGTTGGATTCTGGAACTGGACAGGGGCAAGGGCATTCCGTGGAAGGGCAATTATTCCAGCTGGCTGGAACAGAAGCAGCAGCGTCTTGCCGTGGAAGAGAAGCAGGAATCGGAGCGGCAGAAGACCTTGCAACGCGAACTGGAGTGGATTCGTATGTCGCCCAAGGGGCGGCACGCCAAGTCCAAGGCGCGTATAACCGCCTACGAATCCATGCTCTCCACCGAATCTGAAAAGAATGCCAAGGACTTGGAGATATACATTCCTCCGGGACCGCGGCTCGGCAGGTCTGTCATAGAGGCTGTGAATGTTCAGAAGGCACTTGGCGACAAGCTGCTTGTGGACAACATGAACTTTCTCATCCAGCCCGGTTCCGTGGTGGGTATTATCGGACCCAACGGGGCGGGTAAGTCCACTCTGTTCAAGATGGTTATCGGTGCCGAAAAGCCCGATGCGGGTGAGGTGCGTCTTGGCGAAACCGTGAAGCTTGCCTACGTGGACCAGGGGCGCGATACCCTTGAGAAGGGCAAGAGCGTGTACGATGTTATTTCCGAAGGGTACGACACCGTCAAGCTGGGCAGCAGGGAAGTGAATGCGCGTGCCTACTGCTCGCGCTTCGGTCTGACCGGATCTGACCAGCAGAAGGATGTTTCCGTGCTTTCCGGCGGCGAGCGCAACCGCGTGCATCTTGCACGTACGCTGAAATCCGGCGGCAACGTCATCCTGCTTGACGAACCCACCAACGACCTTGACGTGAACACCATGCGCGCGCTGGAAGAGGGCATTGAGAACTTTGCCGGCTGCGTTCTGGTCATCTCGCATGACCGGTGGTTCCTTGACCGCATCGCCACGCACATTCTCGCCTTTGAGGGCGATTCTTCCGTTGTGTTCTTTGACGGCAACTATTCGGAGTACGAGGCGGACCGCAAGAAGCGCCTCGGCACGGATGCCGACCAGCCTACCCGTATCAAGTACCGCAAGCTTACCCGCTAG
- a CDS encoding lysophospholipid acyltransferase family protein, translated as MHEFPARYQNAYHTPDNTSNPIARLFPNLFFYPSMLATVGQASRLAKQDKLGPVEWVNSSLAIIRAFERVGVRFHFENLHAFTEQQGPCVFVGNHMSTLETFVLPALIQPYRNVTFVVKQGLLEYPFFRWIMRSRNPIAVGRSNPREDLKTVLEEGAERLARGISVVVFPQATRSETLDPAIFNSIGVKLAKRAQVPVVPLALKTNAWGMGSVIKDFGPVRPSLPVHIRFGTPLLVEGNGKAEHQHICDFISAALDEWRN; from the coding sequence ATGCATGAATTTCCTGCGCGCTACCAAAACGCCTACCACACCCCGGATAACACATCGAACCCCATAGCACGGTTGTTCCCCAACCTTTTTTTCTATCCTTCCATGCTCGCCACCGTCGGGCAGGCTTCCAGACTGGCCAAGCAAGACAAACTGGGCCCCGTGGAGTGGGTGAACAGCAGCCTCGCCATCATTAGGGCGTTCGAACGGGTAGGGGTGCGTTTTCACTTTGAAAACCTGCATGCCTTTACGGAACAGCAAGGCCCCTGCGTCTTTGTGGGCAACCACATGAGCACGCTGGAAACCTTTGTGCTGCCTGCCCTTATCCAGCCTTACCGCAACGTGACCTTTGTAGTGAAACAGGGGCTGCTTGAGTACCCTTTCTTCAGGTGGATCATGCGTTCCCGCAACCCCATTGCCGTGGGCCGCAGCAACCCCCGCGAAGACCTTAAAACCGTCCTTGAAGAAGGCGCGGAAAGACTTGCCCGGGGCATCTCCGTTGTGGTCTTTCCGCAGGCAACCAGAAGCGAGACACTGGACCCCGCCATCTTCAACTCCATAGGTGTAAAGCTCGCCAAACGGGCACAGGTGCCTGTGGTTCCCCTTGCCCTGAAAACAAACGCATGGGGCATGGGCAGCGTAATCAAAGATTTCGGCCCGGTGCGCCCATCGCTGCCGGTGCACATCCGTTTCGGAACTCCCTTACTGGTGGAAGGAAACGGCAAAGCTGAACATCAGCACATCTGCGACTTCATCAGTGCCGCACTTGATGAGTGGCGTAACTGA
- a CDS encoding pancreas/duodenum homeobox protein 1 produces the protein MTTGWLRQLRMQEGGTMEYSGIFTREKLDALFPRERTDAFFDALFGGSEDGSYDISVDFVKADGREAQFSFVLTQRPGKCLACNLTYGLPQVFTRHPIINVKGFVESVVAEMGRDPEKVQWQLGSTRESSREVHTIPLFIRFQ, from the coding sequence ATGACAACGGGTTGGCTACGCCAGCTCAGAATGCAGGAGGGAGGCACCATGGAGTATTCCGGCATTTTTACTAGGGAAAAGCTGGACGCGCTTTTTCCCCGGGAGCGGACCGACGCATTCTTTGATGCGCTTTTCGGAGGCTCTGAAGACGGCTCCTATGATATTTCTGTGGACTTTGTGAAGGCAGATGGCCGGGAGGCCCAGTTTTCCTTTGTTCTGACGCAGCGCCCCGGCAAATGCCTTGCCTGCAACCTTACGTACGGACTGCCGCAGGTGTTTACCCGCCATCCCATCATTAACGTGAAGGGTTTTGTGGAATCTGTGGTGGCGGAGATGGGCAGGGACCCGGAAAAGGTTCAATGGCAGTTGGGTTCCACCCGCGAGTCATCACGCGAGGTGCACACCATTCCGCTCTTCATACGTTTTCAGTAG
- a CDS encoding ATP-binding protein, whose amino-acid sequence MAHRIPLLPGLLLLLWSMLLAALFTWSAISEKKHVNDVALRQARAFFQQIVSTREWNAEHGGVYVMVANNVMPNPYLIDKDRDITTVSGQTLTKINPAYMTRRISEILSDSTGVSFHITSLNPLRPNNAPDLWEKKALLGFENGEPEQFQLVDEAEKQEYFRYMAPLVATENCLPCHSELKGKSGGIRGGISVTIAAAPLLRLGQDNINRIGMGYLLIGIVGFFGIGASTLQILRKREQAEAANRMKSMFLANMSHDMRTPLTGIIGMAELLRKDARNDQHKEYTAQLQLSAETLLDIVNDITDFSRLESGRMELAANTFSLSRLLESALGVVQFSCDRKGIRLSATIDSDVPDVLQGDGFRLRQMLGNLLGNAVKFTDSGEISVHVSLCRNPQIQHALSVEPPQRSDECMLSFSVRDTGVGIQPSQQAAIFESFTQGSEALSRGQAGTGLGLAITRQLVEMMGGTIHVQSQPGTGSTFTFTARFDLPQDLRVAARAIAAARATPAPASGTDATPHLLLRPLRILAADDNPLNRTYLKEVLSGMGHSVELAENGKEALALLRDSQFDVVLMDVQMPVMDGLEATGRIRSGKETGIPADIPVVAVTAFSVDGDRERFLNAGMNAYISKPMTGDALKAILTDLFGRPGEATPKALQNCGETIGSAPSRKTARKMPHDNVPESAHTEQQSPGPMEPAAMPNEPNKHEPSNDDPDTAKAAKVMPPKSESLRASMASADTVADKPASPSAPALQNKSFSSMFNAQSALAAMGGNSNLLLRLCRAFMEEVPARCTELASAVEARDWRQAARLAHAVKNSAAMLAAQPLHDAAKRLEILCVTHPDAASNAKNAAFPLPPSAVPVTARNIDLQLKVILELLPPTIAQLSAHADAIQD is encoded by the coding sequence ATGGCACATCGCATTCCGCTTCTTCCGGGTCTGCTTCTTCTGCTGTGGAGCATGTTGCTGGCTGCACTCTTCACATGGAGCGCCATCAGCGAAAAAAAGCATGTAAACGACGTAGCCCTCAGGCAGGCGCGGGCTTTTTTCCAGCAAATTGTTTCCACCCGCGAATGGAACGCGGAGCATGGCGGGGTCTATGTCATGGTGGCAAACAACGTTATGCCCAACCCCTACCTCATCGATAAGGACAGGGACATAACCACCGTTTCCGGACAAACGCTCACCAAAATCAATCCCGCCTACATGACCCGCCGTATTTCTGAAATCCTCTCAGACAGCACGGGCGTGAGCTTTCACATTACCAGCTTAAATCCCCTGCGCCCCAACAATGCACCGGACCTATGGGAAAAGAAGGCACTCCTCGGATTCGAAAATGGCGAGCCGGAACAGTTCCAGCTGGTGGACGAAGCGGAAAAGCAGGAATACTTCCGCTATATGGCCCCCCTTGTTGCCACAGAAAACTGCCTGCCCTGTCACAGCGAACTGAAAGGCAAAAGCGGCGGAATACGCGGGGGCATAAGCGTCACCATTGCCGCCGCTCCCCTCCTCAGGCTGGGACAGGACAACATTAACCGCATAGGCATGGGGTATCTGCTCATCGGCATCGTGGGCTTTTTCGGAATAGGCGCCTCCACCCTGCAGATTTTGCGCAAGCGCGAACAGGCGGAGGCGGCAAACCGCATGAAGAGCATGTTTCTGGCAAACATGAGCCATGACATGCGCACCCCCCTCACCGGCATCATCGGCATGGCTGAACTGCTCAGAAAGGACGCGCGGAACGACCAGCACAAGGAGTATACCGCCCAGCTTCAGCTTTCGGCAGAGACGCTGCTGGATATTGTCAATGACATCACGGACTTCTCCCGGCTGGAATCAGGCCGGATGGAGCTTGCCGCCAATACGTTTTCCCTGTCGCGACTGCTGGAAAGTGCCCTTGGCGTTGTGCAGTTTTCCTGTGACAGAAAGGGAATACGGCTCAGCGCCACCATCGACTCAGATGTGCCGGATGTGCTGCAGGGCGACGGTTTCCGCCTGCGGCAGATGCTGGGCAATCTGCTGGGCAACGCGGTCAAGTTCACAGATTCCGGCGAAATATCCGTACATGTGTCCCTCTGCCGGAACCCTCAGATTCAACACGCCCTTTCCGTGGAACCCCCTCAACGCAGCGATGAATGCATGCTCTCTTTCTCTGTGCGCGATACGGGGGTCGGCATCCAGCCATCCCAGCAGGCAGCCATTTTCGAAAGCTTCACGCAGGGCAGCGAGGCTCTGTCCAGAGGGCAGGCAGGCACCGGTCTCGGCCTTGCCATCACCCGCCAACTGGTCGAGATGATGGGCGGCACCATTCATGTGCAGAGCCAGCCCGGAACCGGCAGCACCTTCACCTTCACCGCGCGTTTCGACCTGCCTCAGGATCTGCGTGTTGCCGCCCGCGCCATAGCGGCAGCCAGAGCCACTCCCGCCCCCGCATCCGGAACCGATGCAACACCGCATTTGCTGCTCCGCCCCCTCCGCATTCTTGCGGCAGACGACAACCCGCTCAACCGCACCTATCTCAAAGAAGTGCTCTCCGGCATGGGGCACAGCGTGGAACTGGCCGAAAATGGCAAAGAGGCTCTTGCCCTGCTGCGCGACAGCCAGTTCGATGTGGTCCTCATGGACGTGCAGATGCCTGTCATGGATGGTCTGGAAGCCACAGGGCGCATCCGCTCCGGCAAGGAGACCGGCATTCCGGCCGATATCCCCGTGGTGGCTGTCACAGCCTTCAGCGTGGACGGTGACAGGGAACGGTTCCTCAACGCGGGCATGAACGCCTACATCAGCAAACCCATGACTGGTGATGCCCTTAAAGCGATTCTTACCGATCTCTTCGGCAGGCCCGGAGAAGCTACGCCCAAGGCACTGCAAAACTGCGGCGAAACCATCGGCAGCGCTCCCTCACGAAAGACCGCCCGGAAAATGCCGCATGACAACGTGCCGGAATCTGCGCATACGGAACAACAATCCCCCGGACCGATGGAACCCGCTGCAATGCCAAATGAACCCAATAAGCACGAACCATCCAATGATGACCCGGATACCGCGAAAGCGGCAAAGGTCATGCCCCCGAAGAGCGAAAGCCTCCGGGCTTCTATGGCATCCGCAGACACAGTCGCGGACAAACCCGCCAGCCCGTCCGCTCCGGCACTGCAGAACAAATCTTTTTCTTCCATGTTCAATGCGCAGAGCGCCCTTGCTGCCATGGGCGGAAACTCCAACCTGCTCCTGCGGCTCTGCCGTGCCTTTATGGAAGAGGTTCCCGCACGCTGCACGGAACTCGCTTCTGCCGTCGAAGCCCGGGACTGGCGGCAGGCAGCCCGATTGGCGCACGCGGTAAAAAACTCTGCTGCCATGCTCGCAGCTCAGCCCCTGCACGATGCCGCCAAGCGTTTGGAAATACTGTGCGTAACGCACCCGGACGCCGCTTCAAACGCAAAAAACGCTGCCTTTCCCCTGCCTCCATCGGCGGTGCCTGTAACAGCGCGCAACATAGACCTGCAACTTAAAGTGATTCTTGAACTGTTACCCCCCACCATCGCACAACTCTCTGCTCACGCTGACGCTATTCAGGACTAA
- a CDS encoding ammonia-forming cytochrome c nitrite reductase subunit c552 yields the protein MSRILSAIACCACLGAVLLISGCSDAVEPVTPVYKTNLPKEEIRNSQFEKVFPLHYKTYLRNDESTIMTEYGGSVPYNKHDNVNPLPEGYKHAQPYLKNLWLGYPFSFEYRAARGHTYAVDDIMHIDRINRYDEKGGLPSTCYNCKTTMMPKFIEEHGQDFWAKDFNQFRQALDAKDHTIGCTNCHNAETMELQLYSEPLKAFLEADGRDWNTIPRNEKRSMMCGQCHVEYYFQKKEFGPAARPVFPWTEGLDPENMYTYYKGHGDSTIKGFEGQFYDWIHPVSQTPMLKAQHPEYEMWSNGAHGAAGVACADCHMSYKRLDGKKKISDHQWTSPLKDVNLNACRQCHTDKTPEYLRGRVVDTQQKVFDQLLIAQEISVRAHEAIRRAAEYAGDKPASYEDLMIEAREWCRKGQFFWDYVSAENSVGFHNPTKALDTLAKSQQYSQKSVEAAIRATGFAIAKDLDGDIKQLVPPILNHSRELMMDPEHMKSHEWFKYLKVAPKAPLIWDGQTRVAPAGAAS from the coding sequence ATGTCTAGAATACTTTCTGCCATAGCGTGCTGTGCGTGTCTGGGGGCGGTGCTCCTTATTTCCGGCTGTTCCGATGCCGTGGAGCCTGTAACTCCTGTTTACAAGACAAACCTGCCCAAGGAGGAAATTCGCAACTCGCAGTTTGAAAAGGTGTTTCCCCTGCACTATAAAACGTATTTGCGCAACGATGAATCTACCATCATGACGGAATACGGCGGCTCTGTACCGTACAACAAGCATGATAATGTGAATCCGCTGCCGGAAGGCTACAAGCATGCGCAGCCGTATCTGAAAAATCTCTGGCTGGGATATCCCTTCAGCTTCGAATACCGCGCAGCCCGCGGGCATACGTATGCCGTTGACGACATCATGCATATTGACCGCATAAACCGGTACGATGAAAAGGGCGGCCTGCCTTCCACCTGCTATAACTGCAAGACCACCATGATGCCCAAGTTCATTGAAGAACACGGGCAGGATTTCTGGGCAAAGGATTTCAACCAGTTCCGTCAGGCACTGGATGCCAAGGATCATACCATCGGCTGCACCAACTGCCACAACGCGGAAACCATGGAATTGCAGCTGTACAGCGAGCCGCTGAAGGCCTTCCTTGAAGCGGACGGTCGTGACTGGAACACCATTCCCCGCAATGAAAAGCGCTCCATGATGTGCGGCCAGTGCCACGTGGAATACTACTTCCAGAAGAAGGAGTTCGGCCCGGCTGCCCGTCCTGTGTTCCCGTGGACCGAAGGGCTGGACCCCGAAAACATGTACACCTACTACAAGGGCCATGGCGACTCCACCATCAAGGGATTTGAAGGGCAGTTCTATGACTGGATACATCCCGTGTCGCAGACGCCCATGCTCAAGGCCCAGCACCCTGAATATGAAATGTGGTCCAACGGTGCGCACGGTGCCGCCGGCGTTGCCTGCGCAGACTGCCACATGTCTTACAAGCGTTTGGACGGAAAGAAGAAGATATCCGACCACCAGTGGACCTCGCCCCTCAAGGACGTGAACCTGAACGCCTGCCGCCAGTGCCACACCGACAAGACGCCTGAGTATCTGCGCGGACGTGTTGTGGACACGCAGCAGAAGGTGTTTGACCAGCTGCTCATTGCACAGGAAATCTCTGTGCGTGCGCACGAGGCCATACGCCGTGCTGCGGAATACGCGGGAGACAAGCCCGCCAGCTACGAAGACCTGATGATTGAAGCACGCGAATGGTGCCGTAAGGGTCAGTTCTTCTGGGATTATGTTTCTGCAGAAAATAGCGTGGGCTTCCACAACCCCACAAAGGCGCTTGATACGCTTGCCAAGTCGCAGCAGTACAGCCAGAAGTCTGTTGAGGCAGCCATCCGCGCAACCGGGTTTGCCATTGCCAAGGATCTGGACGGCGACATAAAGCAACTGGTGCCGCCCATCCTGAACCACAGCCGTGAACTGATGATGGACCCTGAGCATATGAAGAGCCACGAATGGTTCAAGTATCTCAAGGTTGCCCCCAAGGCTCCCCTTATCTGGGACGGCCAGACCCGTGTTGCTCCCGCAGGTGCAGCCAGCTAA